Below is a window of Synergistaceae bacterium DNA.
ATTTTACGCCTTTACACGTTATAATAAGCAATAATTATTTATGGGAGTGATTAATAATGAATTTATTATATAGATATAGAAAATTTTTGACAGGAATAATTTTAGCGAGCACATTTATAATAGCGTCAAAAAGTTACGCAGCAAAATGGGAGACTCTTACATTTGACGAAGATATATCAATAGGAATGGAAAAATTAAATCACTACTGCATAATGCATAATTTCACGATCGAAGACATTTTATGGGCAAATGCTACAAGCTCACAGGACATAAAGCCGGGAACTTCTATTTATTTGCCGAAGAATCACGCGGATCTATTAGCAGTCTGGCAGAACAGGGGAAAATTAAATTATTCGGCCTCACTTCCTATTAACAAGCCTAAACCTGTAAATATTTCTACTCCGCCCGTGAGTCCAGTTTTACCAGCAGCAAAACCCGCACCCGTTACACCTCCTGCAAAAAGCGATTCTAAACCCGATAAAATTTTAGCCGACGCTCAAAAACGTGCAGAAGACCCGAACAAGATTCCAGGTTTAATGGATCCGATTATAATTCTTTCACCGAACGGAGACCCCGCAACAGGCCCGATGAGACTCGTAATTTCCGGTGATAAAGTAGAAGTTGTCAGACTTCCCGCAAACGCTGCGCCCAAACGTCCGAGCCTCACAGATTTAGATCACACTTTCGGGACAATTCCCGACTATTTACAGCCATATTTTTACACACCGCCAAGAAGACCTAACGATAATTACGTACCTAATTTAGCAGCTCTCAACGGTAAAATGTTATGGCCAGTCGACGGCAAAGTTACATCAGGTTTCGGGCCAAGAGGATCACGCAAACACGCGGGAATTGATATTCCAATGCCGTTAAATACTCCCATTAAAGCAGCTAGAACAGGTGTAGTCGCGAGAACCGGCAATAATTCAACACCGGGCTTCAGAGGCTACGGAAATTTTGTCTTGATGGATCACGGCGGAGGAGTCAAAACTCTTTACGCTCATTGCAACGCTGTAGCAGTAAGAGAAGGCCAGCGCATAACAGTCGGGCAGGTCGTCGGCTACGTCGGCAGAACCGGCAGAGCTTCAACCGAACATTTACATTTTGAAGTCAGGATTAATGACAAACCCGTTAATCCCCTTCCGTACTTGGCAACACATCCGCAGTTAGCAACTAGAACAACGCGGAGTAAATAATAAAGGAGTGCTAATAAATTGAATTTCCAAGAAATATATTTCAGGCTTGAAAATTTCTGGAGCCGTCATGACTGCGTAGTCCAGCAGCCTTATGATATTGAAGTAGGAGCAGGAACAATGAATCCCGCTACAGCATTAAGAGTCTTGGGCCCCGAACCTTGGCGAGTCGCTTACGTCGAACCCTCAAGAAGACCATCAGACGGCAGGTACGGCCAGAACCCTAATAGACTTCAACATTATTATCAATATCAGGTAATAATTAAACCCGCACCCGCAAACATTCAGGAGCTCTACATTGAGAGTCTTGCGTCGCTCGGCATTGACCCGTCAGAACATGATATTAGATTCGTTGAGGATGACTGGGAAAACCCTTCAACAGGCGCATGGGGACTCGGCTGGGAAGTCTGGCTTGACGGAATGGAAATAACGCAGTTTACATATTTTCAGCAGTTAGGCGGCTTAGACATGGAGTCTGTTCCCGCTGAATTAACATATGGAATCGAAAGAATCGCTATGTACGTTCAGAAAGTAAACAGCGTCTATGATTTAACGTGGTCAGGCAAAGTAACTTACGGCGACGTTCATTTACAGGGCGAAATCGAACACTCACATTATAATTTCGAGGACGCAGACACTGATATGTTATTCCAGTTATTTAACATGTACGAAGCTGAAGCAGGCCGGATTCTCGATAAAGGCTTTGTTTTGCCCGCTTATGATTATGTGCTGAAGAGTTCTCACACGTTTAATTTACTCGACGCAAGAAACGCAATCAGCGTAACCGAACGAACAAGCTATATTTCACGAGTCAGAGCACTTGCCTGCAGATGTGCCGCAGCCTACAGAAAACAACGCGAAGAAATGAATTTCCCGTTAATGGAAAAGTTTACTAATTCAACTGGGACATTTTTTGACGAATAAGGAGAGAATAATTTAACAATGCCGATTAAAAATGTTTTACTCGAGATAGGAACAGAAGAAATCCCGTCTCGATTCATTCCCGACGCTTTAGAATCACTCAAGCAGAAAGCAGAAGAATCTTTCACCGCAAACCGCATAGAATTTAAAGACGTTAAGACATATGCAACACCTAGAAGACTCGTTTTAATGGCCAGCAACGTCAGCGATATACAAAATGCACTCGTTGAAATGCTCAAGGGGCCTCCTTTGTCAGCAGCTTACGACGAAAACGGAACACCCACACGCGCCGCAATAGGTTTCGCAAAAAGCCGCAAAGTTGACATAAATGACCTCAAAGAAATGGAAGTAAACGGAGTTAAATATATCGCAGCAGAAGTCAAGCAGGAAAGCCGCAGCACTCTTGATGTATTACCGGAAATTTTGAGCGGTCTTATTTCGGGACTCACATTCCCCAAAAGTATGTACTGGGATAATTCCGGAGTGAGATTCGCTAGGCCGATTCGCTGGATTCTCGCACTTGCTGACGAAAAAATTATACCGTTCAAGTTCGGTAATGTTACTTCAGGAAGATTAACGAGCGGTCATAGATTCATGGGCAAAAAAGTTATCGAAGTAAATAACGCTGATGATTTCATGAATATTTTATACGACAATAACGTAATTCTCGATCAAGAAAAACGCCTCCAGAAAATGAAAAGCGCAATAGCAAACCTTCAGAAAGATTTTGAGGGAAATTTAGAGGTCGAGATGGATCCAAAGATTTTAGAGGAAAATTTATATCTCGTTGAGTTCCCTGTGCCTTTTGCAGGTTCATTCGATAAACGCTATCTCGAAATCCCCGAAGAAGTGCTTACTACCTCAATGAAGAAGAATCAAAAATATTTAGCCGTCCGCAATAAAGACAAAAACGGGAAACTTGCAAATTATTTCGTCGGAGTCAGCAATAATCACGTATCAGATATAAATATAATCCGTGAAGGCAACGAAAGAGTTTTACGCGCTAGACTCGAAGATGCTGCATTTTTCTGGGACGAAGATAGAAATATCCCGCTTGCTTCATATGTTGACAGACTCAAAAGTGTTACTTATCAGGAAAAACTCGGCAGCGTTTATGATAAAGTCATGCTCACACGTCAATTAGCTTTATGGTTCTGCGAAAAATATAACATGAACGATATAGCTTCACTCGTTGACAGGGCTGCTTACTTGTCAAAAGCGGATCTCGTTACAAATATGGTGTTCGAGTTCCCGGAATTACAAGGCATTATGGGACGTGAATACGCAAAGGCAAGCGGTGAAGACCATAGAGTCTCTCTTGCACTCCATGAGCAATATTTACCCCAGAACGCTCAAGATAAGACACCGACTGACAGTGTAGGAGCTGTACTCGGACTCGCTGAAAGAGTGCATATTATTACAGCCTGCCACAAAGTAGGACTCGAACCGACCGGATCTCAAGACCCATACGCTTTAAGACGCGCTGCAAGGTGTATCAACGAAATTTTATTTGCGCGAAAATATAATTTCAACATGGCCGACGCAGTAAAAGAGTCATGCAAAATTAACGGCGTTGATGATGAAATTTGCGCGAAAATTTTAGACTTCATGAGACAGAGACTTCATGTGCAATTACGTGAACGCGGATTTGATTATTCACTTGTAACGCTGGGAATTTCTGTCGCGGGTGATGTTCCTTGTCAGGCGTTGAAATTAATCGAGACCCTTAACGGCGTAAAATCAAATGAATGGTTCACGGAGTTAGTAAGCTCGGCAGTAAGAGTCAAGAACATTTTGCAGAAGAACGCTCCCAACATGGAAGACTCAAACCCTGACGAGTCATTGATGACCATTCCCGCAGAAAAAGATTTATTCAGGGAAGTAATGAGACTTGAGTCACCCGTAAAAAATGCGCTCGCCTCGTATGACTGGGAGACTTTAACGCAATTATTAGCTGAATTATCACCGGTTGTAGCTTCATTCTTTGAAAGTGTTATGGTCATGGACAAAGACGAGAAAGTGCGCGCAAATAGACTCGCAATCCTCGTGAAGTGTAATAAATTATTCAGAGAAACCGGCGATTTAAGCGTGTTATCATAAAAAATTTTGTGCCCCTCGATAAAAACGGGGGGTTATTTTATTCTTGCTGCAACATCTTTGACGGTGAAAGACTTTAATTTTTCCTCCATTGCAGATTGAATCTCGTGCAAATAATTATCCAGCGCAAAATGAATATTCTTCCCGACCGGGCATTTAGGATTAGGATTCTCGTGAAAGTGAAATAAATCGCCCTCTACGCAGTCAACAGCTTTGTAAATGTCATAGAGCGTAATTTTTTCGAGAGATTTTGCTAATTTCATGCCAGTTTTACCGCGCTTAATATCAATCATTCCGGCTGCTTTGAGCTGTGAGATAATTTTTCTGATTATAACCGCGTTGACTTGAATACTTGACGCAAGAAAATCACTCGTTACCGCAAACTCACCGCTGAAATAATCTATGCATGTCAAAATATGTACTGCTATTGTGAATCTGCTTGAAATTTGAATCTTCACTACCTCCCCGCAAAAAAAATGACACCGGCCAAGTTGACCGATGCCAAGATTATAAACTATTTTATTTGCTGAACAAAGCTCCCGCACTCATC
It encodes the following:
- a CDS encoding Rrf2 family transcriptional regulator, with protein sequence MQISSRFTIAVHILTCIDYFSGEFAVTSDFLASSIQVNAVIIRKIISQLKAAGMIDIKRGKTGMKLAKSLEKITLYDIYKAVDCVEGDLFHFHENPNPKCPVGKNIHFALDNYLHEIQSAMEEKLKSFTVKDVAARIK
- a CDS encoding peptidoglycan DD-metalloendopeptidase family protein, which encodes MNLLYRYRKFLTGIILASTFIIASKSYAAKWETLTFDEDISIGMEKLNHYCIMHNFTIEDILWANATSSQDIKPGTSIYLPKNHADLLAVWQNRGKLNYSASLPINKPKPVNISTPPVSPVLPAAKPAPVTPPAKSDSKPDKILADAQKRAEDPNKIPGLMDPIIILSPNGDPATGPMRLVISGDKVEVVRLPANAAPKRPSLTDLDHTFGTIPDYLQPYFYTPPRRPNDNYVPNLAALNGKMLWPVDGKVTSGFGPRGSRKHAGIDIPMPLNTPIKAARTGVVARTGNNSTPGFRGYGNFVLMDHGGGVKTLYAHCNAVAVREGQRITVGQVVGYVGRTGRASTEHLHFEVRINDKPVNPLPYLATHPQLATRTTRSK
- a CDS encoding glycine--tRNA ligase subunit beta codes for the protein MPIKNVLLEIGTEEIPSRFIPDALESLKQKAEESFTANRIEFKDVKTYATPRRLVLMASNVSDIQNALVEMLKGPPLSAAYDENGTPTRAAIGFAKSRKVDINDLKEMEVNGVKYIAAEVKQESRSTLDVLPEILSGLISGLTFPKSMYWDNSGVRFARPIRWILALADEKIIPFKFGNVTSGRLTSGHRFMGKKVIEVNNADDFMNILYDNNVILDQEKRLQKMKSAIANLQKDFEGNLEVEMDPKILEENLYLVEFPVPFAGSFDKRYLEIPEEVLTTSMKKNQKYLAVRNKDKNGKLANYFVGVSNNHVSDINIIREGNERVLRARLEDAAFFWDEDRNIPLASYVDRLKSVTYQEKLGSVYDKVMLTRQLALWFCEKYNMNDIASLVDRAAYLSKADLVTNMVFEFPELQGIMGREYAKASGEDHRVSLALHEQYLPQNAQDKTPTDSVGAVLGLAERVHIITACHKVGLEPTGSQDPYALRRAARCINEILFARKYNFNMADAVKESCKINGVDDEICAKILDFMRQRLHVQLRERGFDYSLVTLGISVAGDVPCQALKLIETLNGVKSNEWFTELVSSAVRVKNILQKNAPNMEDSNPDESLMTIPAEKDLFREVMRLESPVKNALASYDWETLTQLLAELSPVVASFFESVMVMDKDEKVRANRLAILVKCNKLFRETGDLSVLS
- the glyQ gene encoding glycine--tRNA ligase subunit alpha — encoded protein: MNFQEIYFRLENFWSRHDCVVQQPYDIEVGAGTMNPATALRVLGPEPWRVAYVEPSRRPSDGRYGQNPNRLQHYYQYQVIIKPAPANIQELYIESLASLGIDPSEHDIRFVEDDWENPSTGAWGLGWEVWLDGMEITQFTYFQQLGGLDMESVPAELTYGIERIAMYVQKVNSVYDLTWSGKVTYGDVHLQGEIEHSHYNFEDADTDMLFQLFNMYEAEAGRILDKGFVLPAYDYVLKSSHTFNLLDARNAISVTERTSYISRVRALACRCAAAYRKQREEMNFPLMEKFTNSTGTFFDE